The following is a genomic window from Thunnus maccoyii chromosome 13, fThuMac1.1, whole genome shotgun sequence.
acttgtttttgttatttatcaagtaataatatcaaaatgtgttatttatagcatcacaaataaacatgtgatTAGcaattgtcattattattattattattattgttattgttattattattagtattatatttttatcattattacttCTGTTGGAATGACTGATCAAAACAATAATGAGAAGTGTTATGGTGATTAGTACCAATCATTTTGTAAACTCACTCAGAAATAGTGAAAGTAACTCAGAATTTAATTTGCTCACTTAACAATTTTCCtagtaattaaaattaattcgACTCAAATGTTTAATTCATTACCTCTAGCTAGTACATGATCAACTTCACTGTGTACAAccaaatgttatttattttcaagCTTTGTCCGAAACCTTTGATTACTCTCTGTAGAGTTATTACATATTTAAAGATGTTTAATGGTAGAAACTGTGTTTTCTCCCCCACAGTACTACAACAAAAGGAAGACCTACTTCGCCCATGATGCTTTGCGGCAGTGCACTGTGGGAGATATCGTCCTTCTCAAGGCCCTGCCTGAGCCGAGGTCCAAACATGTGAAGCATGAACTGGCTGAGATAGTGTATAAAGTCGGTCGGGTAATCGACCCGCTGACAGGAAAGAGAGTTGCAGGAACTGAGTTTGTGGAGCCTCCAACTGACCTTCCTCACAGCCCGGAGGAGGAGACGACGTTATTAGAAAAACTGCAGGAGCTGAACATCTCAGCCGCCTCCAGTGGGGCTGATTCCCCACCTGCAGAGAAACCCATTTCATGATAAAAAAACGGATCTGTTATGTTTAAATGTCACTCTGCAATCATGTTTCTGTTGCagaataatatacagtatattgattaATGTGGAAAGCCTAAATACGTTTTCTTTGCTATGTGTAGTTTTATTTCAAGTCACATTTCTGgagaatttacaataaaaatgacaatgagAACACACAGTCTCATTCAAAAACATGTATGCATGGAGCCCATATCTGTTTACTGTCACACTGTAAGATCTATGTTTGAAAAGACaaagtcatatttatttattattgagtaTAAAAGGTGCAAATGCAAAAGCAGttttaatcaatatattttattgctgAATTCCTATTATTCCCATTCTAGTGTCTATTAATGTACTAACACTGTAAACACGTGATGTTCTTTGTCATTAATCAGATTTGTCAATTAAGTTGTCTATTCATTGAAGTGCAGGTGTGAATGATGATGCACTCAAGGAAAATTATTTGGGTTAGTTAGTTATGTTTAGGCCGATGTAAGTTATATTTAGAACAAATTAAGTTATGTAGAAGtcaaagataaataaatgttaacagGGGTATGTGTTAGTCAGGTGTATCGTTCAAAGCCTAAAAACACTCATGAGAAATccaatcaaacacaaacaggagtGTGTTGTCAACTCTTAATCAAAAAGTTATTGCCATGGTTACTTATCACTCCGTGTACATTATTATTGGCTTCCGGAGGTATCAACTTCATAATGTGCAACTTTTTCCTATACATAGTCAACGTGTGGTGACGTGATTGTAGGTAACGACTGCGGCTGCAGCCCGAGTCAACAACAACCTCCAGCAGCTGTCAGCGAAAACATGGCGACCCGAGTCCTTCAAAGAGTGGGCAGCGGCCTCAAAGAGGCGAAACATGGGCTTCAGGCGACCGGACAGGTCAAAGTTGTCGTAAGGTGAGGGCTTTGCAACTTACGTGTGCCcatgtaaatgcaaaaatgcaacTTAAAATGTGTGGTGTTCCTGCGGAGTTAAACACCAATGACAAAGTCCGGTGTGCTAAGTGGCTAAGCTAGCGCTAACGTACGTACGCTGGTTACGTTCAGATTCATGTAGCGTAGCAGCATTAGTCCTCTAGCTTTAAAGTTGCTAACTCTCTGCTAATGCTAATTATCGCTCTACGGAATTACAAAGTTGTGAAGCAACTTGTGTAAGCACTTATCCTAGACTACTTGGTGATTGTGTCCTCAGAGAAATAGCTTCTACGTGcagaaataatacaaaattaCAACAGAGTTTCTGTCAGTCCCAAAGTGGATTTAACTTCAAGGTCAAAATGCAGCGAAGTGCTGCACAGCAGTGATTGTTATTATCAGTAAATGACAGTTTAAACTGCAGGTGTGTGTCTCAAACCGAGCTGTGATCGGAAAATGTTCACAGATGAAATGCTGCGATGTGTATGAAAGTTAGTTGaaatgttgcagctctgaatGCACAGTTTAAAGTTTATGTTTGCACCGGCTGGCAACCTGTCAAAGAAATGCTTTCTAATAAACACCAGTAACCTTTGCTAAAGGACTTGTTGGCATTTAAAATGAAGTTTATCACCATGTTCCTGTCTGAGAAAACTAAATAATCATGTGGGAAGGCTGCTTAGACTAATCCCTCTGGTTATGTGCAGTATGTTCAGCTTACAGCCTTCTCTGTTGCTGCCTTCTCAGGTGGACTTTCTCTGTAATGAATGAGTTGGATGAGCCGATAAAGATTCATACAAAGTTCCTAGTTTGCTGCAGCTATCATTGACTTTTACACTATATCTCCTTGTTCATTTAAACTGACCTCAGTCCTAATAAGTACCATGCAGTTTTATATAGTTTaaatagtatagtagtatatagtagtatagtatatagttttatattgcacatttcattacaagtaaacTATGTGCTTTAAATCTATCGGCAGTACTTAAATATAGCCTGACTAATTATGGATTCATTAGTTTATAAGAAATCCGATGATGATATAAGACACACACTTAATAAGCTCGAGAAAGTTAAAATTTTAAGTTTGCAGAAAACCACTTtatgacctgagaggtctgatTATACTGGATTGTAGCCAGTGAGCAGGTCAGAAATCATCCAAACCATTAAGTGTTTTGAAGACCATAAGCAGAATTACAGTAGAGTACCATTCAGAAATGTCACCATTTCCGTAGTTGTTAGTCTGTTATCTGATGAAACACTGATCGTATCCAacgtttgtgttttgtttcactccAGGAGCCTCTCTGCTTTCAAAGAAGACAGCTGGTTCAAATCTCTCTTTGTTAGAAAGGTCGATCCAAGAAAAGACGCTCACTCGCATCTGCTCGCCAAGAAGGAAGACAGCAATCTGTACAAAATACAGTGTATGTATTGTTCATAACCTACTTTGTTACCACAATGGACAAGATTACCctgactgtgtgttttcaaCATGTTAGGGcggattaaaaaaaatgttccactATCGGATAATCTTTGACAGATCTGCTGAGAAATGGTGTATTATTCACTACATGGTTTTGTTTCCTTGCAGTTCACAATGTGAAGCCTGAGTGCCTTGATGAATACAATGAACTTTGGTAAGAAGTTCCTGTTCCTTAATTGACTTCATTCAGATGCCTGGTTAAGGTTCTGGTTTAGTAAACAGTGCAGATGTTTTGagcttttacacattttttttgtgtgtgtgtgtgtgtgtgtgtgtgtgtgtgtgtgtgtgtgtgtgtgtgtgtgtgtgtttatctttaGTGACAACATCTTGCCTTCTATTCATGAAGACCCTGAATACCCCTGTGAGCTGGTGGGCACCTGGAACACATGGTATGGAGAGCAGGATCAGGCAGGTAAGCATCAAGCTCCGTGTCTTAATATCGTATTAATTGTCACCTCACACATGTGCATCTGCTTGTGAAAGGCATTTGATTGATTAACCGTCCGTTCGATCGAGTAGTCTAATTGAAACATAAACATCCtcttcaaaaaagaaaacattaattaaagtCTCACAGACAAGGTACTGGTGCTTAAAGAATCGGTTGATCAATCAGACAGTCGGACATTAATTGATAACTTCTCAAAAGTgatgatttgttgcttttctccaTCCTGTGTCATTTAAAATTTGAGGCTTTGAAGTGTtaattggacaaaacaagcgaTTTTAGAAATGAATCCTTGGGCTGGGAATTtgtgatgaacattttctgacattttataagaTGAATCAGTTGATTGAAGGATTaaccaacagattaattgatagaGTAAATTAgttgaataaaatattaaatataataacataaaataagttagttgcagcctttcAAGATACTATAGTTCAGTCACATTTTCCAATATTATTTAACTCCTGATTCAGGTGACAATCAGATGAATCATGGCAAATATTAA
Proteins encoded in this region:
- the mrps17 gene encoding 28S ribosomal protein S17, mitochondrial, whose amino-acid sequence is MSVKHASVHAKWIIGRVIGTKMFKTAKVRVTRLVLDPYLLKYYNKRKTYFAHDALRQCTVGDIVLLKALPEPRSKHVKHELAEIVYKVGRVIDPLTGKRVAGTEFVEPPTDLPHSPEEETTLLEKLQELNISAASSGADSPPAEKPIS